A section of the Pedobacter sp. HDW13 genome encodes:
- the panD gene encoding aspartate 1-decarboxylase: MVITILKSKIHRVRVTQAELNYVGSITIDEDLMDAANIIANEKVQIVNNNNGARFETYVIKGERGTGTICLNGATARLAQLGDILIIMSYGALPIEEAKKYNPILVFPDDNNHLLK; this comes from the coding sequence ATGGTTATCACAATATTAAAATCGAAAATACACCGTGTTAGGGTAACACAGGCCGAATTAAATTATGTAGGCAGTATTACGATAGATGAAGATTTGATGGATGCAGCTAACATTATAGCTAATGAAAAGGTGCAGATTGTAAATAATAATAATGGTGCGCGTTTCGAAACCTATGTTATAAAGGGCGAACGTGGTACCGGAACTATCTGTTTAAATGGCGCAACCGCACGTTTGGCACAGCTTGGCGATATTCTTATTATTATGTCGTACGGTGCATTGCCAATAGAGGAAGCTAAAAAATATAACCCTATATTGGTCTTCCCTGACGATAATAATCATTTGCTAAAATAA
- a CDS encoding lysylphosphatidylglycerol synthase transmembrane domain-containing protein yields the protein MGVLYLAFRGQDLGKILEEIKGADFFWVIVSSFAVWIAHVLRALRWQMLYRSIQYNVGFWNAYHAVIIGYLANLALPRFGEIGRCSVINKAEKVPMFASIGTVITERLFDVLVLLLTSVAMLVFQYDIVSDFLHDTIYLNLVKKLSAINYLWLLLIGIIVILLIVSAIYFMRQKFSQKFLRIFVSLRQGFGSYSKLKQKGLFLSYTLGIWVFYSLSMYFAFSSISATSGLHFSAAFTAIVFSGFAMAAPIQGGIGVFHWVVAQSLVLYGVLFKDGLAYATIIHSSQVLLILVLGSLSLLRVLVQKRTR from the coding sequence GTGGGAGTTTTATATTTAGCGTTTCGGGGTCAGGATTTAGGCAAAATCTTGGAAGAAATAAAAGGAGCTGATTTCTTTTGGGTAATCGTTTCTTCCTTCGCCGTATGGATAGCCCACGTTTTACGCGCATTGCGTTGGCAAATGCTTTACCGCTCCATACAATATAATGTTGGTTTCTGGAATGCTTACCACGCCGTAATTATTGGTTATCTGGCCAATTTGGCTTTACCCCGTTTTGGCGAAATTGGTCGGTGCTCTGTTATAAATAAGGCCGAAAAGGTGCCCATGTTCGCATCGATAGGTACTGTAATTACCGAAAGGCTTTTTGATGTACTGGTACTTTTACTTACCAGTGTAGCCATGTTGGTTTTTCAGTACGATATTGTTTCTGATTTTTTACACGATACGATTTATCTTAATCTGGTTAAAAAATTAAGTGCCATCAATTATTTGTGGCTGCTTTTAATTGGCATTATTGTTATTCTGTTAATCGTAAGCGCAATTTATTTTATGCGTCAAAAATTTAGTCAAAAATTTCTGCGGATTTTTGTGAGCCTTCGCCAGGGTTTTGGTTCATACAGCAAGTTAAAGCAAAAAGGCTTATTTTTAAGCTATACCTTAGGCATATGGGTTTTCTATTCGCTATCGATGTATTTTGCCTTTTCATCTATTTCAGCTACGTCAGGCTTGCATTTTAGTGCAGCGTTTACCGCAATTGTATTTTCTGGTTTTGCTATGGCAGCTCCAATCCAGGGTGGTATTGGTGTTTTTCACTGGGTAGTTGCGCAATCGCTGGTATTATACGGTGTATTGTTTAAAGATGGTTTGGCTTACGCTACCATTATCCATTCCTCGCAGGTATTGCTGATTTTAGTGCTGGGTAGTTTGAGTTTGCTGAGGGTTTTGGTGCAAAAACGGACACGTTAA